The window ACGCAGCAGTGGCAACGGCGCGCGTTGATTGATGGCCGAGCGCAGCGTTCTCAGGCGCTGGCGCACGTCAGCAACGGCAACAGGCACGTCAGCCGTGCGCAGCGGCTGGTGGCGATCGAGCAGCCAGATCAGGATTTTTCTGTCGGTCACGGCATACTGCAACAGAGTCACATCATCGGGCAACGAGGCGATAAGATCACCAGTCCGCCGTGGTCGCGCGTCGGCCGCGAGCGTGATCGTACTCAGATTATCCTGGCTGAGCATGAGCGTTGGTGTTGAAACCAGATCAAGAAACGACCGCGCTTTGGCTCGTTCGGCATAATCAAGCGCGGCCATCGCGTCGTCGAACCGCTCATACAGCAGCAGCGCCATTTGATCGTAGACTTGCTTAGCTCGCGTGAAGAAGAAGTTTCGTTCAGCTTCCTGCGCCAGTTGCGCGCGGTTTTGTTCAAAAATCTCAATCGCCTGCTCCAGGTGTTGCCGGGCAGCTTCAAGCTGGTTCATGGCTAGATGAGTTTGGGCGCTGTCGAAGAAGAGTTCCAATCGGCGTTCCTGCTTCTGCCCTATCAGCAAGCGGCATTGGTCAAAGATGGCGGCGGCCTCGCTCAGTCGTCCGACGGCATGCTCCAATCGTCCGAGGCGACTCAGGGTGAACGCTTGCGCATCGCGCCGTTCATCTGCGTGGGTAATTGCTCGGTTGATTTCCAAAGCGCGGTTCAACAGGCGGCGGGCCTCTTCGTAATCGCCCAATTTGATCTGAAGCTGCGCAGCGTTGGTCAATGTATTCGAGAAGAGCGACCAGTTGGTCTGCGTTGCTTGTTGTTTGCGCGTCAGCACCTCTTGCTGATACCGGCTTGCCATCCACTCGTCATTCAATCCCATGTATGCCGACGCGATGTTTTGATAGATGGCATCAGTGAGCAACGGGCGGGCGGTTTTCAGGCCGAGTGCGAGCGCTTGTTGGTAGGTGGCAATGGCCGAGTCATACTGTCGCAAGTAGACCTGATTGTTGCCGATGGCCAGGTAAATCTCGGCGGCCTCTCCCCACAGGTGATGAGTCTGCTCCAGCGCAAGCGCTTGCTGCAAGTATTTCAGACTTTCGGAATAGTAGCCTAAAAAGCTGTAGGTTTTTCCCAACAGAATCAGTGCATAGAGCTCGTGCCACTTGTGATTCCGTTGGCGGACCTGCGGCAGCACTCGTTCCAGTTGATCGAGCGTCTGCGCGAATTTGGTTTGAGCATAGAGATTGTCGGCGATGAAGAGTTCAGCGCGTTCGGCATAGAGCGGGTCGCCCAGCCGCCTCATCACGCTGGCAGCGCGCGTGAGCGCCTGCACGGCGGCGTCATACTGCCCGGCGTGGGCCAAGCGGCGGCCTTGCAGATACTGGCGGCAGGCGCTGAGATGTTCCGCCCACACGCGGCGCGGCAGTGCTTGATAGGCCTGCATGGCGTCGGCGACCGCTGTGTCCCCTTTCAGTGTGGCCAGTAAACGGCCAATGGAGTCACAGAGTTGACGATGTCGTTGAGCCGCCGACTCGTCGTTCTCGTGTCGCGCGGTCAAGTAGTCAGGAATGGTTTGATTGACAGCCAGCGGCTCGATCCAGAAAGCAAAGTCCTTGACCAGTTGCTCCATGCGCGTCGCGTCGTTTTGGTCGAAGGCTGTGATGAATTGCTGCTGGATGTGTTGTTGCTGATCTTCCCATCCGGTCTGACGCTGGTTTTGAAGAGTCGCTAAATGGTTGCGCGCCTCCTGGAGCCAGCCGCCGTCGGTTTCCAAATGCAGGTAACGCTGCCAATCCTGCTCGGCTGCGTGCAGCAGCCACAATCGCTGGTGACACAGAGCGCGGTTGAACCAAGCCACCGGCCAATCGGCGTCCATCTGGACGGCCTGGTTGAATGCCCGTAAGGCGTCTGCCAAGCGGCCTTGGGCAAAGAACGCCGCGCCGAGATCATTATGAATTTCGGCATTGACAGTTTCATCGTTGAGCAAGGCGGTCAGCTCACGTGCAGCATCATCGAATTTTTGTTGATTGAGGAAGAACCGGACGAGGGCATGTCGCGCAGCCGGCTCAGACGCGCTCAAGACACGTTCGGCCAACAGCGTGCCTACGACTGAGAGGCGTCGGTCATGAGCGAAAGAGTCCCCCTGATCGCTGCGGTGGCTTTGGTACGGCGCATAGGGAAAGTCGCCGGAGATTCTGGGCTCGAGCGGACGCCACGCTTGATAAGCCTGTCTGAGCACGCTCATAGCCTGATGAACCGGTGACGGACGTGTCAGAAACCACATTCCTATCGCAGCGCCTGCCGCGCTCACACATAACACCACGATCATGAGCTGTGACAGTGCCCGTCTGTTTCTCAACAGCCTGTTTGGCGAGGTGTTGCTCATGGCGTGGAAACAAAGACATTAGTGACGGGGAATCGCGCTTAGGTGTTGCCGGGCCTCCTCAGCCCATGCAGATGACCAATCCACCGCCAGGTACTGCTGCCAGGCCGCTCGCGCGTCCGACCACCGCGACAACAGTTGCAAACACAGCGCGCGATTGAATAATGCTTCGGGCAAGCGCGGATTGTGCGCCAGGGCTTGATCGAACGCGCGCAGCGCACCGCTCAGGTCCGCTCGCTGCATATAGGCGACGCCTATATCACACTGAATCTCAGCCGAAGTGGGCTGTTGTGAGAGAGCCTGCGTTAAGGCGCTGAGCGCCTGTTCCGGTTGGCGGCTCAGCAGGTAGTATCGTCCGAGCGCGTGATGAGCAGCCGCCGAGTTCGTTTTGGCGACAGCGCTCTTGAGCAGTTGCTCAGCCAGCGCCAGCGCCGTTTGGTTGCCGGTTGCGCTCGCAGCGTTTCGCTCGGCGTGATACGGCGCATAGGGAAAGCCGCCGGTCAATCGCGCTTGCAGCAGGCGTTCATCGGTATAAGCCTGCCGCAGCGCTTGCATCCCTTGATCCAGCTCAGAATGGTTGCCAAGTAACGCCCAAACTAGCGCCGAAAGGGCTACTGCGGCGAGCAACGATGCGGCTATGCGCCAGTGCCGCAGGACCCAAGGCTTGGTCAGGGGTCGGATCGTAGCCGGGCGTATCTGTGCAGGGCGCGCCTGCAGTTGCTTGGCCTGCTCAGTTAGTGCCGCCAGCTCCAGACGCTCCAGCTCCTGTTGCTCCTCATCGCTGATCTCTGGTTGCACCAGCTTGATCACCATAACCAGCGTGTGTCGGCAGGTGGGACAACTGAGCAGATGGTTCTCCATCTGTTGTTGCCGCTCTTTGTCCAGCGTGCCTTCCAGGTAGCCGAACCATACTTCCTCGTTCGGGCATTGCAGGTTGTTCTGGGTCTGTTGATCGCTCATCGCCGTCCGTCCATTCTCCATCCCCTACCCGTTGCTCCCGGTATATTGCTTACTGCTACAACCATAAAAGACGTAAATTTGTCCAAAAAATCCTTCGCCCTTCAAAAATTTTTTTTCTTCTGACGATGGGGCGTAGTTCGCTTAAACACGATCAATCTGACCCCGTCGCCTGGTTTCGTTCTTGTTCCAGCTGCTCGCGCAATTTCTCTTTGAGCCGCAGCAGGATACTCTCAATTCCTTTGGCCGTCAGTCCCCAGCCGGTCTGAGCGGCTAATTGGCGAGCCGGCAATCCATCAAACACGTGCAATACAAAGAGCAGAATGTTGCGCTCCTTGTGCTCGTCTGGAAGCAGCCGCTCCAGACGGCGACAAACATCATGAATGGTGAGCTGTTGCTCAAGTTGATGATCAATATCGCCAGGCTGCGGCGCCAGCGGTTTGTCTGCTGAGCGCTTGGTGGTTGAACCTTCCTGAGCAAACAATTGATGCCAGGAAATGACCTGGCTCGGAGCGGGCGCCACCGCTTGATCTCGCAGGTAATCAATCACCACC is drawn from Blastocatellia bacterium and contains these coding sequences:
- a CDS encoding zf-HC2 domain-containing protein, encoding MSDQQTQNNLQCPNEEVWFGYLEGTLDKERQQQMENHLLSCPTCRHTLVMVIKLVQPEISDEEQQELERLELAALTEQAKQLQARPAQIRPATIRPLTKPWVLRHWRIAASLLAAVALSALVWALLGNHSELDQGMQALRQAYTDERLLQARLTGGFPYAPYHAERNAASATGNQTALALAEQLLKSAVAKTNSAAAHHALGRYYLLSRQPEQALSALTQALSQQPTSAEIQCDIGVAYMQRADLSGALRAFDQALAHNPRLPEALFNRALCLQLLSRWSDARAAWQQYLAVDWSSAWAEEARQHLSAIPRH
- a CDS encoding CHAT domain-containing protein, whose amino-acid sequence is MWFLTRPSPVHQAMSVLRQAYQAWRPLEPRISGDFPYAPYQSHRSDQGDSFAHDRRLSVVGTLLAERVLSASEPAARHALVRFFLNQQKFDDAARELTALLNDETVNAEIHNDLGAAFFAQGRLADALRAFNQAVQMDADWPVAWFNRALCHQRLWLLHAAEQDWQRYLHLETDGGWLQEARNHLATLQNQRQTGWEDQQQHIQQQFITAFDQNDATRMEQLVKDFAFWIEPLAVNQTIPDYLTARHENDESAAQRHRQLCDSIGRLLATLKGDTAVADAMQAYQALPRRVWAEHLSACRQYLQGRRLAHAGQYDAAVQALTRAASVMRRLGDPLYAERAELFIADNLYAQTKFAQTLDQLERVLPQVRQRNHKWHELYALILLGKTYSFLGYYSESLKYLQQALALEQTHHLWGEAAEIYLAIGNNQVYLRQYDSAIATYQQALALGLKTARPLLTDAIYQNIASAYMGLNDEWMASRYQQEVLTRKQQATQTNWSLFSNTLTNAAQLQIKLGDYEEARRLLNRALEINRAITHADERRDAQAFTLSRLGRLEHAVGRLSEAAAIFDQCRLLIGQKQERRLELFFDSAQTHLAMNQLEAARQHLEQAIEIFEQNRAQLAQEAERNFFFTRAKQVYDQMALLLYERFDDAMAALDYAERAKARSFLDLVSTPTLMLSQDNLSTITLAADARPRRTGDLIASLPDDVTLLQYAVTDRKILIWLLDRHQPLRTADVPVAVADVRQRLRTLRSAINQRAPLPLLREQAQDLYRILIEPIAPFLDAKKKLCIVPDDVLHELPFAALVSPTTGRYLIEDYPLCFSPSASIFLHCHELSQRKPTSRSRLLAVGNPSVAEHLRLAPLPFARQEIERIGASYPVAVTLVGRDATEDRIRSLMPQYDTIHFATHFLMREREPMFSALALAPLSADAAGAPLLPRPGHRDGLLQIIELYSMQLSQTSLVVLSACNSALGDFFSGEGLVGLTRPFIRAGVPTLVSSLWPIADSPTTVELMTVFHQRWRSGASAAAALRAAQTNILSGPAANQHPYYWAPFLVVGSGR
- a CDS encoding sigma-70 family RNA polymerase sigma factor, which codes for MGRDIKQMSNIELVRHCAATPDDSLAWDEFVNRFTPCLTLYVARALKFHAAWRDELSHESTREIIRDLVQDVYLRLLNHKKQALRYFQGRHEDSIYLYLARIATRVVIDYLRDQAVAPAPSQVISWHQLFAQEGSTTKRSADKPLAPQPGDIDHQLEQQLTIHDVCRRLERLLPDEHKERNILLFVLHVFDGLPARQLAAQTGWGLTAKGIESILLRLKEKLREQLEQERNQATGSD